The sequence below is a genomic window from Ipomoea triloba cultivar NCNSP0323 chromosome 2, ASM357664v1.
CAACACCACGATGGCCTCCCAGGGCAGCCATGTGCAAAGCAGTGTCACCATCACTGTTACTCATTCTCAGCATCTCCCTCACTGCAATCCCTGATTCAAGCTCTGGCCTTGTTTTGGCATAGCGGATGAGCGCAGAGACTACGTGGGTGTGGCCTTCTTTAGCAGCAATGTGAAGGGCAGTTTCGTTTTTCTTGTTCTGGGCACACAACAAGGCATCATCACATACTTCCAAAATTTTCTGCACCAGATAGGTGTGACCATGGCGAGCTGCAATGTGCAACACAGTGTTTCCCTTTGGGGTCACATTGCTCTTAAACTCCCATGCCTTTTGCTGAAGAATAAACCAATCTTCTGCTTTTCCTTTCACTGCCGCTTTATACATACTTGGATCCATTTAATCCAATACTTAATTCAATTGGTAGTGCTGCTCAGATCtcaagaaaacataaaataagcACCAAACAAATGGGCTTCAATTCTCTGAtcttatatatacaaaaatctGCAAACGGTATAAAATATACTTGCCTGCATTTACAAGGGAAGCATATATGCAGGGAAAGAAAGGAATATACTTTTGAAGCAAATATGGAAAATCCATAAAGATCCACATAAATGATTAATCCCAAATTACCAATCTCTAAAGCTAGCCAAGTTTGTTGAAAAGTTGAATAACTTCTTCATATTTTCTTACAATCCACCAGTGTTCGTTGTACCCCGAGAAGAGGAGGAAACTGATGATGCCAATGATACATATGCAGATGCCAATGCATACTCCCACCGCAACAGCAGATGAATGTACTGTTAAAACTGCGAACATCCCTGTTATGAATGCAAGTATCAGTGCTGTCAAGGATAAATCAAGTAAGAGGATCGAGTAGGAAACAAGCTTGTGTACAACTTTTGGTCTCCCAAAGCTCGAAATTTCTTCCACCAATGTGATGTATCCAATCAGTGAAGAAATGGAGCACACAAAGCCAATAGCATTAGTAACAACAAATGCTTTGAAAGCTGATTTTCTTAACAGAATTGGCATCCCTTGCCTTTCACCCTGATTGTCGTTGTACCCTCCTGGCACTGTCATCCCGGCTGCAAAGGTCACTGTGACTATTAGAGCCACCACTACAATGTGTGCCTTAGCCATCTTCCCCGCACTACTAACAGACCTTTCCTTAGGAACTCTCATTTCCTGTGTCATTTCCATCCTGGTTTCGTCGTTGCTCTTTCTTTTCATTGTTAGGTCGCCACGCTTGCCAACTGAACCTGATCCCACCCGAGATGCAATGTCCAATGGAGTCAAGTGTTGTTTGTTAAAAACCATGCCGCCACTCAACCTAGGATGTTGGATCAGTTCTGGCACACAGATGTTGGAAGCGGCCAGCAGATGTAGAGGAGTGTTGCCATCCTCGTCTTTCTCATCAACAAGGTGATCCATTTTTGGAGAATTTAAGATAAATTTGATCATGTCTGTGCTATTGTTCAAAATTGCTTCATGAAGCACATTTTGACCTTTGCTATTAACCATCTCCCAACAAAGTGGACAACGCTGTAATATTTGTTTGAACAATACCACAGAGTTTTCACTTACTGCTATATGAACTGCAGTTGTCCACTCACCTTCTTTGCCTCCTGCTGGGATGTATGCTGCACTGCTCTTTACTTGCAGAATCTCCTCAACAGCTTTCTCATTATTTAGTCTTACAGCATAATGCAATGGTGTCCAGCCCCAATCATCACCCACCTCACACAAAGATGCTTCTTTTTCCAACAATAACTTTGTGGAATCTAATACATCAAACAATTATCTATCAGATTAattaacacaaattatatatattatattcatttcatgATTAATTAACACAAAGTATGTACAAAAAGCTCTACCTTTTGGGGGTTCACTATGAATTATTGCTGCATGAAGCGCAGTTCGGCCAAGAGGTCCATCGAAAACAGGTCTGTGGGAATTGTTCAAGATTTCGAGCAAACACTCATGAAATTGCAGCTCTGCGGCTAGGTAAAGTGGGGTTTCCCCTGCCTCATTGGGACCAAACTCAAATTCCGGATCCTCTTTCACCACCAATTTAACAACTTCCAATGCCCTTTCCTCACCGCCTTGTGCAAAGCTGTGTCTTTATCGCCATCCATCATCCTCACCATATCTCTCGCTCCTCCTATCCCAGATTCAAGTTCTGGGCGCGCTTTGGCACAGCTGATGAGTGCAGAGACGACGCCAGTGTGGCCTTCCCTGGCAGCAATGTGAAGCGCAGTTTCACTTTTGTTGTTCACCACACATAACAAAGATGTGTGCTTTTCCAGAATCTTTTGCACCaaatgcatgtgaccatatAGAGCCGCGATATGAAGGATAGTGTTACCCTTTGGCGTCACCTGTTGTTCCATCTTGTACCAAAGAGCTTCATCTAAATCTTGGTTTCCTTCCACCAGTGCTTCGTATAAAGCTGAATCCATTAGATCATAATCCGCGGGTAAAGCAGCAGGATCCATTTGATAgagaaaaaaagattatttgGTAGTGGATGGTAATATAATTTGCAGCGAAGCTCGCATGCTTTGTATAATCGCCATTCCATGTCTGTATCCATCGTGTTCGTGGAAGAAGACTGCACCCAGTTTCAGTCAACGAAAAACGCTGAATTGGATATTGATTCAATGGATCCTATTGGAAATAGCTTCCCACTtggagtttacaaattatattattggagtaaaaaaaaaaaacagttggcCAAACTTGGATACCACGGGATCAAGGCTTTCCAGAAATAAATATGGGACATTTCACTCTGGTCAGCGTCAGTACAAAGTCAATGCAACTGGTCCACCATTGTTTGCCACATCAGACAGTATCCAACATTCATAATATTACATTAATGAGAAAAGGTGCAAATAGACCCTGAACACATCGCGAAAAGTGAGTTAGGCCCCAAACATTTTTAAAGTGCAATTGAACACATGAGAAATACGAGGATGGCAACACTCCTCTACAGCTAGCCAAGTTTGTTGAAAAGTTGAATAATTTCTTCATATTTTCTTACAAGCCACCAGTGTTCATTGTACCCCGGGAAGAGGAGGAAATTGATGATGCCAATGATACATATGCAGACTCCCACCGCAACAGCAGATGAATGTACTGTTAAAACTGCAAACATCCCCGTTATGAATGCAAGTATCAGTGCTGTCAACGATAAATCAAGCAAAAGAATCGAGTAGGAAACAAGTGTACTAACAAACACAAATTTTCAGCACAAAATTGCtgattatattcaaattaaagttgGAATCTTTTTCAATTACACCACACCAAATTAAAGGGAATCCAGAACGCCGGCCTTTTAGCAGAAATATTCTCCATATTCAGGTAGGAGTATTGCAGGcataaaactataaatataatgcTAAACCAACTAACTACATAAAGGTATCTAACCAAAATGTCTACAATGCAAGTTAGGTTGTATGCATGAGAGCTGAGAATCTGAGATTGAGAGCTAATTAAGCTTTCTTTATTATCacgtattttttaaatttgcttACAATGAGCCCTTTTTCTTTGTAACCTATGAAGACAGGGAAACTGATGAGGCCTAAGACAACTATACAAATACTGATGCATAGCCCCACTGCAAGGGCCGATGAATGTGTTAAAACTGCAAACATCCCCGTTGCAAATGCAAGCACAACTGCTGTCAAGGATAAATCAAGCATAAGAGCTGAGTAAAAACCAACATTTTCCAGAATTTCTAATCTCTTAGTATCCGAGACTTCTCCCACCAACCGCATGTATCCAGTTAGTGAGGCAATGGAACACACAAAACCAATAGCATTGGTAATAACAAACGCTTTGAAAGCTGATTTTCCTAATAAAATTGCCATCCCTTGAGTGGTTTCACCCAGAGTGTTGTTGTAGCCACCTGGTAATGTGATTCCGGCTGCAAAGGTTACTGTTGCTATTAGAGTCGCCACCAGAATGTGTGTCTTAGCTACCTTCTCCACACTATTAATATACATTTCCTCGCGATCCTTCCTTTTCTGTATCATCTGCGTCCTGCTGGTTCCACCATTGTTGAAAGCATTCgtctttgttttctttgttaGGTCACCACGCCAACCCCGCTTCCAACCAACTTTAATTAGAATAGGTTTTAAGGCAACCTATTACAACAttgtttcattcattttatATGAGTTAGTTGCAGCATAAAAAATTGTAGATAGAATGAAATGAAATCAAATGTAGTTACCAAAGCTGGTTCTTGATAAGCAATGTCCAGTGGCGTCAAGTTCTGTTTATTAAATATCACAGTACCCTTCAGTCTAGGATGAGGGATCAATTTTGGCACATAGTTGTTGGAAGCAGCAACCAAATGTAGGGGAGTGTCACCATCCTCATCTCTCTCATCAACAAGGTGATCCATTTTTGGAGAATTTAAGATAAATTTCATAACCTTTCTTGCATCATTCAAGATTGCTTCATGAAGGACATTTTGACCTTTGCTATCAACCATCTCCCAACAGAGTGGGCAATGCTGTAATATTTGTTTGAACAATACAATAGAGTCTTCACTTACTGCTATATGAACTGCAGTTGTCCACTCACCTTCTTTGCCTCCTGCTGGGATGTATGCTGCACTGCTCTTTACTTGCAGAATCTGCTCAACAGCTCTCTCATTATTTAGTCTTACAGCATAGTGCAATGGTGTCCAGCCCCAATCATCACCCACCTCACACAAAGATGCTTCTTTTTCCAACAATAACTTTGTggaatctaatatatatataaaacaagagTTAGTACTATCTGTGATCGGGTACAGTGGTTTTGACATGTTTagtcataaactttcaaattgaccatccgtggtccttcaactttcaaatggTTACCATATGAAGGagggtaacaatttgaaaatggAAGGATCACGGGtggttaatttgaaagtttaggactaaacattATAAAATCATTATACTCAGATTATACCATATGCCATTATCTCATAAAACAATTATCAATCAGATTAATTAacacaaatcatatatattatattcatttcatgATTAATTCACACAAAGTATGTAAGAAAAAGCTCTACCTTTTGGGCCCCCACTATGAATTATTGCTGCATGAAGCGCATTTCGGCCCAGAGGTCCATCAAAAACAGGTCTCTGGGAATTGTTCAAGATTTCGAGCAAACACTCATGAAATTGCAGCTCTGCGGCTAGGTAAAGTGGGGTTTCCCCTGCCTCATTGGGACCAAACTCAAATTCCGGATCCTCTTTCACCACCAATTTAACAACTTCCAAATGCCCTTTCCTCACCGCCTTGTGCAAAGCTGTGTCTTTATCGCCATCCATCATCCTCACCATATCTCTTGCTCCTCCTATCCCAGATTCTAGCTCTGGGCGCGCTTTGGCACAGCAGATGAGCGCAGAGACGACGGCAGTGTGGCCTTCCCTGGCAGCAATGTGAAGGGCAGTTTCATTTTTCTTGTTCACGATACACAACAAAGATGTGTGCTTTTCCAGAATCTTTTGCACGAAATGCGTGTGACCATATAGAGCCGCGATATGAAGGATAGTGTTACCCTTTGGCGTTACCTGGCGGCCGCCATGTTGTTCCATCTTGTCCCAAAGAGCTTCATCTAAATCTTCGTTTCCTTCCACCATTGCTTCGTATAAAGCTGAATCCATTAGATCATAACCCAAGGGTAAAGAAGCAGCTGCAGGATCCATTTGATAgagaaaaaaagattatttgGTAGTGGATGGTGATATAATTTGCAGCGAAGTTCGCATGCTTTGTATAATCGCCATTCCATGTCTGTATCCATCGTGTTCGTGGAAGAAGACTGCACCCAGTTTCAGTCAACGAAAAACGCTGAAATGGATAATTGATTCAATGGATTATATTGGAAATAGCTTCCCGCTtggagtttacaaattatattattggagaaaaatgtaattaaaaaaattaaacagtttgttctaaaataaataaataaataaataaataaaataaaataaaattaaacagtTGCCTAAACTTGGGTACCACGGGATCAAGGCTTTCCAGAAAAAAATATGGGACATTTCACTCTGGTCAGCGTCAGTACAAAGTCAAATCAACTGGTCCACCATTGTTTACCACATCAGCTAGTATCCAACATTCATAATATTAGGTTTTTGACTGGAATAAGAGTGCATGGGAtataattgacaaaaatatgaatgaaataaaaaattaataaaagtaggAAAAACTCACTTGGACATGCATTTGAGGTCATAAACACATGTctcatttgtattttttttttttttggaaatacaGAATCCAAACTTGCGTTTGAAGTATAAAATACGTCAAAAAAGCATGTACCACTTacgttttattaaaaaaaaaatggtcacctaattcttttttaataaaatatacttGCCTGCATTTACTAGGAAAGCATATATGcagggaaaagaaaagaaatgaatatactttTGAAGCAAATATGGGAAATCCATAAAGATCCACACAAATATAATGATTAATAATCCCAAATTAGCAATCTCTAAAGCTAGCCAAGTTTGTTGAAAAAGTtgaataattttcttacaatCCACCAGTGTTCATTGTACCCCAAGAAGAGGAGGACACTAATGATGCCAATGATACATATGGAGACGCCAATGCATACTCCCACCGCAACAGCAGATGAATGTACTGTTAAAACTGCAAACATCCCCGTTATGAATGCAAGTATCAGCGCTGTCAACGATAAATCAAGCAAAAGAATCGAGAAGCAAACAAGCTTGCGAACAACTTTTGGTCTCCCAAAGCTCGAAATTTCTTCCACCAACATGATGTATCCAATCAGAGAAGATATGGAGGCCACAAAGCCAATAGCATTAGTAACAACAAATGCTTTGAAAGCAGATTTTCTTAACAGAATTGGCATCCCTGCTTGCTTTTCGCCCTGATTGTCGTCGTTGTACCCTCCTGGCACTGCCATCCCCGCTGCAAAGGTCACTGTGACTATTAGAGCCACCACCACAATGTGTGCCTTAGCCATCTTCCCCGCACTACTAACAGACCTTTCCTTAGGAACTCTCATTTCCTGTGTCATTTCCATCCTGGTTTCGTTGTTCCTCTTTGTTTTCATTGTTAGGTCGCCACGCTTGCCAACTGAGCCTGATCCCACCCGAGATGCAATGTCCAATGGAGTCAAGTGTTGTTTGTTAAAAACCATGGCGCCACTCAACCTAGGATGATGGATCAATTCTGGCACATAGTTGTTGGAAGCTGCAACCAAATGTAGAGGAGTGTTGCCATCCTCGTCTCTCTCATCAACAAGGTGATCCATTTTTGGAGAATTTAAGATAAATTTTATAGCCTTTCTTGCATCATTCAAGATTGCTTCATGAAGGATATTTCGACCTTTGCTATCAACCATTTCCCAGCAGAGTGGGCAATGCTGTAATATCTGTTTGAACAATACAACAGAGTCTTCACTTACTGCTATATGAAGTGCAGTTGTCCACTCACCTTCTTTGCCCCCTGCTGGGATGTATGCTGCACTGCTCTTTACTTGCAGAATCTGCTCAACAGCTTTCTCATTATTTAGTCTTACAGCATAGTGCAATGGTGTCCAGCCCCAATCATCACCCACCTCACACAAAGATGCTTCTTTTTCCAACAATAGCTTTGTGGAATCTAATATATAAAGCAATTATCTATCAGTTTAATTAACATTCATTTcatgattaattaatataaagtaTGTAACAAAAAGCTCTACCTTTTGGGGGTTCACTATGAATTATTGCTGCATGAAGGGCAGTTCGGCCAAGAGGTCCATCGAAAACAGGTCTCTGGGAATTGTTCAAGATTTCGACCAAACACTGATGAAATTGCAGCTCTGCAGCTAGGTAAAGTGGGGTTTCCCCTGCCTCATTGGCACCAAACTCAAATTCCGGATCCTCTTTCACCACCAATTTAACAACTTCCAAATGCCCTTTCCTCACAGCCTTGTGCAAAGCTGTGTCTTTATCGCCATCCATCATCCTCACCATATCTCTCGCTCCTCCTATCCCAGATTCTAGCTCTGGCCGCGCTTTGGCACAGCGGATGAGCTCAGAGACTACGCCAGTGTGGCCTTCCCTGGCAGCAATGTGAAGCGCAGTTTCATTTTTGTTGTTCACTGCACATAACAAAGATCTGTGCTTTTCCAGAATCTTTTGCACCAAATGCGTGTGACCATATAGAGCCGCGATATGAAGCATAGTGTTTCCCTTTGGCGTCACCATCTTGGACCAAAGAGCTTCATCTACTTCTTCTTGGTTTCCTTCCACCAGTGCTTCGTATAAAGCTGAATCCATTAGATCATAATCAGCAGGATCCATTTgatagagaaaaaaatattatttggtaatataatttGCAGCGAAACTTGCATGCTTTATAGAATTGCACCCAGTTTTAGTCAACCAAAAACGCTGAATTGGATATTGATTCAACTATTGGAAATAGCTTCCCACTTGGAGTTGAAAATTACTCCCTATATTAttggagaaaaatataatataaacagcATACATGCTAAACTTGGGTTGACCAGGGGATAAGACTTTCAGAAATAAAGATGTTTGAAATTTTCGTATTCTATTCCTTCCACGTGCCGCCGTCAAAcctatttaaaaattaacaaaaggtgagaaatttcatttttgggtTTAATGTTGGGGGAGAAAACACCATTTTTGTGTTTGATTCTTACTTCAATGTCAAATTGTCAAGAGTGAACTCACAGCTGTGAGGTTGACAATTATTTTTATAGAAACTTTTGATATTTGCAATTTCTAACTTTTTTTCACTTGTCAAGATcgtgtggtctagtgacacccggttgcactTCCATATAGAAGGGGCGGGTAAGTCTCAGTAGAGAtgatattgattctttgggATTCACTAgtttgagaaaatagttatgaacaaattgAATCATGCGCTCAAtccaactaaaaatctaagctgatagttggactgcacatttatgtttatgctcacagaacagatactgcattataacataatcagtagtactaaaaaaaaaaacgtttctCCACTTATAATATGGTTATATTAGATTTCAATTCAAGATTGCAATTCAAGTTCGTATAGTATCTGCCATTTGTGCACCACATAAGTTGTAACATGGCTCTTTCTCTTCTTTCAAGTTTTTATCTATGCCACAACACCACAAGTAGTAAACTCATGGTTCATCAAGAACACCAATCAGAGGCAAAAACTAAATGTCCAGTTCAGAACATTCATCGTTACAACCCAGGATACTGTACTAGATACTAGCTTCATAGTAATCAAATTCACATGTTGCGTTAATGTTTTTGGAAAATACTCTAAAATTTGAACTTACTACTCGATATTAGCTTTATTATGTGCAAAATACAATCTTGAACAAAGGGCAATCACCAGATGCAGCAACAAGGAGTGAGAGTATTTGTTTCCATACTTGTGGTCCAATGGTTTTGATGAACTGTGTTGAGTCCGGTGACTGTTGGAAGTTTGAACCAAGATGCAGCTCAAATCGGAGATGTTCCTATACCAGCAGTACTTTCCATATCTTTCTCATATACACGAACAGAGACCAAACTGCGAGCCATGCTGAAATATATAGCAAAGCTACACCAGAGCCCACTAGAGCTCCAGCATCAACGAAACTGGTAAAAGAGAAAGGGGCAAAATGGATAATTAGATAGGAACTCCTTCTGTTCAAAAAAAAGGATAGGAACTCTTTCAGACAATCGGGCTAATGTAGCAGACAAGACCAGTTTACCTGCTGTCTCTGGTTGCAAGTAGAATGGTTAAGGCTGCCATCTGTGTAGCTGTTTTCCACTTCCCCAAGTTATTCACAGCAACGGCCTGGAGAAAATTTAATTGGATTCGTGGTTCATCAGCAAACTATCATAGAATGCTGGAAAAAGGACTATTTTGTAACGGATAATGGCAGTCCAAATAAGAAATTGTAACCTCTGAAAGTTTGCTGCCCTGAGAGGCCGCCCATTCCCTAACTGCGGACATTGTTATCTACATACAAGAATTGTTCTTCAGATTGCAAACAGCAGTAGACATCACAAAGACACAAACTGTACTGTTTAATAAAGTAATTATCA
It includes:
- the LOC116010064 gene encoding uncharacterized protein LOC116010064, producing the protein MDPADYDLMDSALYEALVEGNQEEVDEALWSKMVTPKGNTMLHIAALYGHTHLVQKILEKHRSLLCAVNNKNETALHIAAREGHTGVVSELIRCAKARPELESGIGGARDMVRMMDGDKDTALHKAVRKGHLEVVKLVVKEDPEFEFGANEAGETPLYLAAELQFHQCLVEILNNSQRPVFDGPLGRTALHAAIIHSEPPKDSTKLLLEKEASLCEVGDDWGWTPLHYAVRLNNEKAVEQILQVKSSAAYIPAGGKEGEWTTALHIAVSEDSVVLFKQILQHCPLCWEMVDSKGRNILHEAILNDARKAIKFILNSPKMDHLVDERDEDGNTPLHLVAASNNYVPELIHHPRLSGAMVFNKQHLTPLDIASRVGSGSVGKRGDLTMKTKRNNETRMEMTQEMRVPKERSVSSAGKMAKAHIVVVALIVTVTFAAGMAVPGGYNDDNQGEKQAGMPILLRKSAFKAFVVTNAIGFVASISSLIGYIMLVEEISSFGRPKVVRKLVCFSILLLDLSLTALILAFITGMFAVLTVHSSAVAVGVCIGVSICIIGIISVLLFLGYNEHWWIVRKLFNFFNKLVLYQMDPAAASLPLGYDLMDSALYEAMVEGNEDLDEALWDKMEQHGGRQVTPKGNTILHIAALYGHTHFVQKILEKHTSLLCIVNKKNETALHIAAREGHTAVVSALICCAKARPELESGIGGARDMVRMMDGDKDTALHKAVRKGHLEVVKLVVKEDPEFEFGPNEAGETPLYLAAELQFHECLLEILNNSQRPVFDGPLGRNALHAAIIHSGGPKDSTKLLLEKEASLCEVGDDWGWTPLHYAVRLNNERAVEQILQVKSSAAYIPAGGKEGEWTTAVHIAVSEDSIVLFKQILQHCPLCWEMVDSKGQNVLHEAILNDARKVMKFILNSPKMDHLVDERDEDGDTPLHLVAASNNYVPKLIPHPRLKGTVIFNKQNLTPLDIAYQEPALVALKPILIKVGWKRGWRGDLTKKTKTNAFNNGGTSRTQMIQKRKDREEMYINSVEKVAKTHILVATLIATVTFAAGITLPGGYNNTLGETTQGMAILLGKSAFKAFVITNAIGFVCSIASLTGYMRLVGEVSDTKRLEILENVGFYSALMLDLSLTAVVLAFATGMFAVLTHSSALAVGLCISICIVVLGLISFPVFIGYKEKGLIVSKFKKYVIIKKA